In Xanthomonas sp. SI, the following are encoded in one genomic region:
- a CDS encoding DNA polymerase Y family protein: MRWACILLPQLALDTVLRRWPTPDEPLALLAGPPQRRTLKAVNAAARARGLQPGQSLATAQALCDRFATALHDAEESRRCQQFLAAWAYRFSSLVSTDYPGALLLEIEASLGLFGPWPRFEARLREELTALGFRHRIVVAPHPLAARVLANAHDGIALLDNAALHGALGQLPIARAGLEPGLADAFARMGLRKLQQLFALPRSGLARRYPPALLQHLDALRGQAPLPLQYYLPPDRFDARLELGYAVESSQALLFPLRRLTADLAAFLAGRDGGVQRFQLHLEHEGLDDSVVPVGLLAAERDAAMLFELARGRLQHASVPAPVQAMRLRADELPPFVPAARELFDDRAQQALPWEQLRERLRARLGDDAVHGLRAHADHRPERAWRAESGKPAPASTAGKASATIATATLPRPGWLLTRPIPLRERDPERLAGPERIESGWWDDGDVRRDYYIVRTRQGQRAWVFAPADAPDALMLHGWFA, from the coding sequence ATGCGCTGGGCCTGCATCCTGCTGCCGCAACTGGCGCTCGACACGGTGCTGCGGCGCTGGCCGACGCCGGACGAACCGCTGGCGCTGCTCGCCGGCCCGCCGCAGCGGCGCACGCTGAAGGCGGTCAACGCCGCCGCGCGCGCGCGCGGCCTGCAGCCCGGGCAATCGCTGGCCACCGCGCAGGCGCTGTGCGACCGCTTCGCCACCGCCCTGCACGATGCCGAGGAAAGCCGCCGCTGCCAGCAGTTCCTGGCGGCGTGGGCGTACCGCTTCAGCTCGCTGGTCAGCACCGACTATCCCGGCGCGTTGCTGCTGGAGATCGAGGCCAGTCTCGGTCTGTTCGGTCCCTGGCCGCGCTTCGAGGCGCGCCTGCGCGAGGAGCTGACCGCATTGGGTTTCCGCCACCGCATCGTGGTCGCGCCGCATCCACTGGCCGCGCGCGTGCTGGCCAATGCGCACGACGGCATCGCCCTGCTCGACAACGCCGCGCTGCACGGCGCGCTGGGCCAATTGCCGATCGCCCGCGCCGGGCTGGAACCGGGCCTGGCCGACGCCTTCGCGCGGATGGGCCTGCGCAAATTGCAGCAACTGTTCGCGTTGCCGCGCAGCGGCCTGGCGCGGCGCTACCCGCCCGCGCTGCTGCAGCACCTGGATGCCTTGCGCGGGCAGGCGCCGCTGCCGCTGCAGTACTACCTGCCGCCGGACCGCTTCGATGCGCGGCTGGAACTGGGCTATGCGGTGGAATCCAGCCAGGCACTGCTGTTCCCGCTGCGCCGCCTGACCGCCGACCTGGCCGCGTTCCTGGCCGGACGCGACGGCGGCGTGCAGCGCTTCCAGCTGCACCTGGAACACGAAGGCCTGGACGACAGCGTGGTGCCGGTCGGGCTGCTCGCCGCCGAGCGCGATGCGGCGATGCTGTTCGAACTGGCGCGCGGCCGCCTGCAGCACGCCAGCGTGCCGGCGCCGGTGCAGGCCATGCGCCTGCGCGCCGACGAACTGCCGCCGTTCGTGCCCGCCGCGCGCGAATTGTTCGACGATCGCGCGCAGCAGGCGTTGCCCTGGGAACAGCTGCGCGAACGCCTGCGCGCACGCCTCGGCGACGACGCCGTGCACGGCCTGCGCGCGCATGCCGACCATCGCCCCGAGCGGGCGTGGCGCGCCGAGTCAGGCAAGCCCGCGCCGGCCAGCACAGCGGGCAAGGCCAGTGCAACGATTGCCACCGCCACGCTGCCGCGTCCCGGCTGGCTGCTGACCCGGCCGATCCCGCTGCGCGAGCGCGACCCCGAACGCCTGGCCGGCCCGGAACGCATCGAAAGCGGCTGGTGGGACGACGGCGATGTGCGCCGCGACTACTACATCGTGCGCACCCGCCAGGGCCAGCGCGCCTGGGTGTTCGCGCCTGCCGATGCGCCGGACGCGCTGATGCTGCACGGCTGGTTCGCATGA
- a CDS encoding helix-turn-helix transcriptional regulator, whose product MSRNAHIGSSFDDFLAEEGILEEAASIAAKRVIAWQVAEAMKAAKLTKTALARRMNTSRSQLDRVLDETDTGLTLDTLSRAATALGYQIQIGLVVAQTKKPGKKSTAAKRKALADARA is encoded by the coding sequence ATGAGTCGAAATGCCCACATCGGATCCAGCTTCGACGACTTCCTCGCCGAGGAAGGCATCCTCGAAGAAGCCGCTTCCATCGCGGCCAAGCGCGTGATCGCATGGCAAGTCGCCGAAGCCATGAAGGCGGCCAAGCTCACCAAGACCGCATTGGCCCGGCGCATGAACACCAGCCGCTCGCAGCTGGATCGCGTGCTGGACGAAACAGATACCGGCCTGACCCTGGATACGCTGAGCCGTGCCGCCACGGCCCTGGGTTATCAGATACAGATCGGACTGGTCGTCGCCCAGACGAAAAAACCCGGCAAGAAATCGACGGCGGCAAAGCGCAAAGCACTGGCCGATGCACGGGCCTGA
- a CDS encoding error-prone DNA polymerase, whose amino-acid sequence MSHGPPRPRLRALPAPALTTPSVPTRDATSTRTALPDYAELHCLSNFSFQRGASHARELFERAARHGYRALAITDECTLAGIVRAWQAARDTGLALIVGSELQIEHGPKLVLLAETLHGYQQLCRLITVARRRADKGSYCALHEDFDGDLDGLLCLWLPRSADGDGDANDGAWLQARFPKRLWLAVELLRGPDDDALVHARLELARRLHLPAVASGDVHMHARGRRALQDTLTAIRQRLPLSEAGAHLYANGERHLRPRATLSTLYPPALLAESVRIAQRCSFDLGQLRYQYPHELVPPGQTPTQWLRALTEQGAAARWPHGVPEKARRLIEHELGVIQRLGYESYFLTVYDLVRFARSRHILCQGRGSAANSAVCYALGVTAIDPDRIGMLFERFISEERKERPDIDVDFEHDRREEVIQYIFNHYGRERAALTTVAIQYHGRSAVRDVARALGLPGDSIDALASTLGQWDDEVPPHERLRERGFDPETPLMRRLLALSAELIGFPRHLSQHPGGFVISEHPLHTLVPVENAAMAERTVIQWDKDDLELVGLMKVDVLALGMLSALRRTLDLLRAHRGRDLDLASIPAEDEQTYQMIQRADTIGVFQIESRAQMAMLPRLKPREFYDLVIQVAIVRPGPIQGGMVHPYLRRRSGEEIPEELPEELRDVFKRTLGVPLFQEQVMQLAVNAAGYTPGEADQLRRSMAAWKRHGGLEPHREKLMEGMLKKNYSAEFAARIFEQIKGFGSYGFPESHAASFALLTYASCWLKRHEPAAFTCALINSWPMGFYSPDQLLQDARRHGLQVRPVDVRYSDWDCGLESYSADPTVQPAIRLGLRMVRGLAEDAALRLQQARAQAPFRDLADLCHRAALDDKARDSLADAGALKPLAGHRHRARWAVAGVEAQRPLFEPLEATQEQQVALPLPSLGEDIRADYATIGTTLGKHPLTLLRAQLRARRYRHSGELRALPHASAVAIAGLVTMRQRPQTASGVTFLTLEDEHGLVNVVVWRRLADRQRQALIESKLLAVRGRLETADGVRHLIAGHLEDLTPLLLGLDIRSRDFH is encoded by the coding sequence ATGAGCCACGGCCCGCCACGTCCGCGGCTGCGCGCCTTGCCGGCGCCGGCGCTGACCACGCCATCTGTCCCGACGCGCGACGCAACCTCCACGCGCACTGCATTGCCCGACTACGCCGAACTGCACTGCCTGTCGAACTTCAGCTTCCAGCGCGGCGCCTCGCATGCGCGGGAACTGTTCGAACGCGCCGCACGGCACGGCTACCGCGCCCTGGCGATCACCGATGAATGCACTCTGGCCGGCATCGTGCGCGCCTGGCAGGCGGCCCGCGACACCGGCCTGGCGCTAATCGTCGGCAGCGAACTGCAGATCGAACACGGCCCCAAGCTGGTGCTGCTGGCCGAGACCCTGCACGGCTACCAGCAGCTGTGCCGGCTGATCACCGTGGCGCGCCGCCGCGCAGACAAGGGCAGCTACTGCGCGCTGCACGAGGATTTCGACGGCGACCTCGACGGCCTGCTGTGCCTGTGGCTGCCGCGCAGCGCCGATGGTGACGGCGACGCAAACGACGGCGCCTGGCTGCAGGCGCGCTTTCCCAAGCGCCTGTGGCTGGCGGTGGAACTGCTGCGCGGCCCGGACGACGACGCCCTGGTGCACGCGCGCCTGGAACTGGCCCGGCGTCTGCACCTGCCCGCCGTCGCCAGCGGCGACGTGCACATGCACGCGCGTGGCCGCCGCGCCTTGCAGGACACGCTGACCGCGATCCGCCAGCGCCTGCCGCTGAGCGAGGCCGGCGCGCACCTGTACGCCAATGGCGAGCGCCACCTGCGCCCGCGCGCCACCCTGTCCACGCTGTATCCGCCTGCGCTACTGGCCGAATCGGTGCGCATCGCGCAGCGCTGCAGCTTCGACCTCGGCCAGTTGCGCTACCAGTATCCACACGAACTGGTGCCGCCCGGGCAGACCCCGACGCAATGGCTGCGCGCACTCACCGAACAAGGCGCCGCCGCGCGCTGGCCCCACGGCGTGCCGGAAAAAGCGCGGCGCCTGATCGAACACGAACTGGGCGTGATCCAGCGCCTGGGCTACGAGTCCTACTTCCTCACCGTCTACGACCTGGTGCGCTTCGCCAGGTCGCGCCACATCCTGTGCCAGGGCCGCGGTTCGGCGGCGAATTCGGCCGTGTGCTATGCGCTGGGCGTCACCGCGATCGATCCCGACCGCATCGGCATGCTGTTCGAGCGCTTCATTTCCGAAGAGCGCAAGGAACGGCCCGACATCGACGTCGATTTCGAGCACGACCGCCGCGAGGAAGTGATCCAGTACATCTTCAACCACTACGGCCGCGAGCGCGCCGCGCTGACCACCGTGGCGATCCAGTACCACGGCCGCAGCGCGGTGCGCGACGTCGCGCGTGCGCTCGGCCTGCCCGGCGACAGCATCGACGCGCTGGCCTCCACGCTGGGCCAGTGGGACGACGAAGTCCCGCCGCACGAACGCCTGCGCGAACGTGGCTTCGATCCGGAGACGCCGCTGATGCGCCGGCTGCTGGCACTGAGCGCCGAGCTGATCGGTTTCCCGCGGCACCTGTCGCAGCACCCCGGCGGTTTCGTGATCTCCGAGCATCCGCTGCATACGCTGGTGCCGGTGGAGAACGCGGCGATGGCCGAGCGCACCGTGATCCAGTGGGACAAGGACGACCTGGAACTGGTCGGACTGATGAAGGTGGACGTGCTCGCGCTGGGCATGCTCAGCGCGCTGCGGCGCACGCTGGATCTGCTGCGTGCGCACCGCGGCCGCGACCTGGACCTTGCCAGCATTCCCGCCGAAGACGAGCAGACCTACCAGATGATCCAGCGCGCCGACACCATCGGCGTGTTCCAGATCGAATCGCGTGCGCAGATGGCGATGCTGCCGCGACTCAAACCGCGCGAGTTCTACGACCTGGTGATCCAGGTGGCGATCGTGCGCCCCGGCCCGATCCAGGGCGGCATGGTGCATCCCTACCTGCGTCGCCGCAGCGGCGAGGAAATACCCGAAGAATTGCCCGAGGAACTGCGCGATGTGTTCAAACGCACTCTAGGCGTCCCCTTGTTCCAGGAACAAGTCATGCAACTGGCCGTCAACGCTGCTGGTTACACCCCTGGCGAAGCCGATCAGTTGCGCCGTTCGATGGCCGCCTGGAAACGCCACGGCGGACTGGAACCGCATCGCGAGAAGCTGATGGAAGGTATGCTGAAGAAGAACTACAGCGCCGAGTTCGCCGCACGCATCTTCGAACAGATCAAGGGCTTCGGCAGCTACGGCTTTCCCGAGAGCCACGCCGCCAGCTTCGCCCTGCTCACCTACGCCAGCTGCTGGCTCAAGCGCCATGAACCGGCGGCCTTCACCTGCGCGTTGATCAACAGCTGGCCGATGGGCTTCTACAGCCCCGACCAGTTGCTGCAGGACGCGCGCCGCCACGGCCTGCAGGTGCGCCCGGTGGACGTGCGCTACAGCGACTGGGATTGCGGATTGGAATCCTACAGTGCCGATCCGACGGTGCAGCCGGCGATCCGCCTGGGCCTGCGCATGGTTCGTGGCCTGGCCGAAGACGCCGCGTTGCGCCTGCAGCAGGCACGCGCGCAGGCGCCGTTCCGCGACCTCGCCGACCTGTGCCATCGCGCCGCGCTCGACGACAAGGCGCGCGACAGCCTGGCCGACGCCGGCGCGCTGAAGCCGCTGGCCGGGCACCGCCACCGCGCACGCTGGGCGGTGGCCGGCGTCGAAGCGCAGCGTCCACTGTTCGAGCCGCTCGAGGCCACGCAGGAACAACAGGTAGCCTTACCGCTGCCCAGCCTCGGCGAGGACATCCGCGCCGATTACGCGACCATCGGCACCACCCTCGGCAAACATCCGCTGACCTTGCTGCGCGCGCAACTGCGCGCGCGCCGCTACCGCCACTCCGGCGAATTGCGGGCGCTACCACATGCCAGCGCGGTCGCCATCGCCGGCCTGGTGACCATGCGCCAGCGCCCGCAGACCGCCAGCGGCGTCACCTTCCTCACCCTCGAAGACGAACACGGCCTGGTCAACGTCGTGGTGTGGCGGCGCCTGGCCGATCGCCAGCGCCAGGCGCTGATCGAATCCAAGCTGCTGGCAGTGCGCGGCCGCCTGGAAACCGCCGACGGCGTGCGCCACCTGATCGCCGGCCACCTCGAAGACCTGACCCCGCTGCTGCTCGGCCTGGACATCCGTAGCCGCGATTTCCATTGA
- the lexA gene encoding transcriptional repressor LexA, whose amino-acid sequence MDTLSPQRAAILAYVHDCAEQAGRPPSLAEIAERFGFASRNAARKHVQALVEAGLLEHVPQQARSLRPAQAQPRSGLMRLPVLGRVAAGAPIGADIGLDQQLRLDRALFALRPDYLLRVQGDSMIDDGILDGDLVGVRRAADARNGQIVVARLDGELTIKRYQHDGERIQLLPRNPAYAPIVVQPGQDFAIEGHYCGLIRQG is encoded by the coding sequence ATGGATACCCTTTCCCCGCAGCGCGCCGCCATCCTCGCCTACGTCCACGACTGCGCCGAGCAGGCCGGACGGCCGCCGAGCCTGGCCGAGATCGCCGAACGCTTCGGCTTCGCCTCGCGCAATGCCGCGCGCAAGCACGTGCAGGCGCTGGTCGAGGCCGGGCTGCTCGAGCATGTGCCGCAGCAGGCGCGCAGCCTGCGACCGGCGCAGGCGCAGCCGCGCAGCGGGCTGATGCGGCTACCGGTGCTGGGCCGGGTCGCCGCCGGCGCGCCGATCGGCGCCGATATCGGCCTGGACCAGCAGTTGCGGCTGGACCGCGCGCTGTTCGCGCTGCGTCCGGACTACCTGCTGCGCGTGCAGGGCGATTCGATGATCGACGACGGCATCCTCGACGGCGATCTGGTCGGGGTGCGCCGGGCCGCCGATGCGCGCAACGGGCAGATCGTGGTGGCGCGGCTGGACGGCGAACTCACCATCAAGCGCTACCAACACGACGGCGAACGCATCCAGCTGCTGCCGCGCAATCCGGCCTATGCGCCGATCGTGGTGCAGCCGGGGCAGGACTTCGCCATCGAAGGCCATTACTGCGGGCTGATCCGGCAAGGCTGA
- the prpB gene encoding methylisocitrate lyase, with protein sequence MSHVSAGARFRAALAAESPLQVIGAINANHALLAQRAGYRAIYLSGGGVAAGSLGLPDLGINTLDDVLIDVRRITDVCDLPLLVDIDTGFGPSAFNIERSIKSLIKAGAAACHIEDQVGAKRCGHRPGKEIVSQAEMADRVKAAADAKTDADFFLIARTDAIQVDGVDAAIERAIACVEAGADGIFAEAAYDLDTYRRFVDAVKVPVLANITEFGKTPLFTREELASAGVAIQLFPLSAFRAANKAAEAVYTAIRRDGHQQNVVNTMQTREELYERIGYHAFEQRLDALFAGKGA encoded by the coding sequence ATGTCGCACGTTTCCGCCGGTGCCCGTTTCCGCGCCGCGCTGGCCGCCGAATCGCCGCTGCAGGTGATCGGCGCGATCAATGCCAACCACGCGCTGCTGGCGCAACGCGCCGGTTACCGGGCGATCTACCTGTCCGGCGGCGGTGTCGCCGCCGGGTCGCTGGGCCTGCCGGACCTGGGCATCAACACCCTCGACGACGTGCTGATCGACGTGCGCCGCATCACCGATGTCTGCGACCTGCCGCTGCTGGTCGACATCGACACCGGCTTCGGCCCGAGCGCGTTCAACATCGAGCGCAGCATCAAGTCGCTGATCAAGGCCGGCGCGGCCGCCTGCCATATCGAGGACCAGGTCGGCGCCAAGCGCTGCGGCCACCGCCCCGGCAAGGAGATCGTGAGCCAGGCCGAGATGGCCGACCGGGTCAAGGCCGCGGCCGATGCCAAGACCGATGCCGATTTCTTCCTGATCGCGCGCACCGACGCGATCCAGGTGGACGGCGTGGACGCGGCGATCGAACGCGCCATCGCCTGCGTGGAGGCCGGCGCCGACGGCATCTTCGCCGAGGCCGCCTACGACCTGGACACCTACCGCCGTTTCGTCGACGCGGTGAAGGTGCCGGTGCTGGCCAACATCACCGAATTCGGCAAGACCCCGCTGTTCACCCGCGAGGAACTGGCATCGGCCGGGGTGGCGATCCAGTTGTTCCCGCTGTCAGCGTTCCGCGCCGCCAACAAGGCCGCCGAGGCGGTGTACACGGCGATCCGCCGCGACGGCCACCAGCAGAACGTGGTGAACACGATGCAGACCCGCGAGGAGCTGTACGAACGCATCGGCTACCACGCCTTCGAGCAGCGGCTGGACGCATTGTTCGCCGGCAAGGGCGCATGA
- a CDS encoding citrate synthase family protein: protein MPPEADRNLISAAEACALLGISSATLYAYVSRGLLGSRAGADHRSRAYLRTEVERLAQRKRVGRGAARGAAQSLDRGLPVLETRISLIRPDSPYYRGRSAVAAVREGAGLEDIARLLWDCLDEDPFAVAPVAPWPQRVAPLAGDATLPPLERAMACIPLLALELRQPLNAAPTVRREIAATLLRQNAALLVGTQPDTCPVHRLIADRWRPGDADFAELVRATLVLCADHELNVSAFAARVVASTGAPLHATVSAGLAALSGPRHGGATARAHALLRDAQDAADPAAFVAERWQRGDDLPGFHHALYPDGDPRAAEVLRLLRERCGHHPQMRHVETVLAAAQDCSGQAPNIDGMLAAICLIHDLPAAHALVLFAAARLSGWLAHALEQQALGKLIRPRARYAGIMPDGSAPG, encoded by the coding sequence ATGCCACCCGAAGCCGACCGCAACCTGATCTCCGCCGCCGAGGCCTGCGCCCTGCTCGGCATCAGCAGCGCCACGCTCTACGCCTACGTGAGCCGCGGCCTGCTCGGTTCCCGCGCCGGTGCCGACCACCGCAGCCGCGCCTACCTGCGCACCGAAGTGGAGCGGCTGGCGCAGCGCAAGCGGGTCGGCCGCGGGGCCGCGCGCGGCGCCGCACAGAGCCTGGACCGCGGCCTGCCGGTGCTGGAGACGCGCATCTCGCTGATCCGGCCCGACAGCCCCTACTACCGCGGGCGCTCGGCGGTGGCCGCGGTGCGCGAAGGCGCCGGCCTGGAGGACATCGCGCGGCTGCTGTGGGATTGCCTGGACGAAGACCCGTTCGCCGTGGCCCCGGTCGCGCCGTGGCCGCAACGGGTGGCGCCGCTGGCCGGCGACGCCACGCTGCCGCCGCTGGAGCGCGCCATGGCCTGCATTCCGCTGCTGGCCCTGGAACTGCGCCAGCCGCTCAACGCCGCGCCGACGGTGCGCCGCGAGATCGCCGCCACCTTGCTGCGGCAGAACGCCGCGCTGCTGGTCGGCACCCAGCCGGACACCTGCCCGGTGCATCGCCTGATCGCCGACCGCTGGCGCCCCGGCGATGCCGACTTCGCCGAACTGGTGCGCGCCACCCTGGTGCTGTGCGCCGATCACGAACTCAACGTCTCCGCCTTCGCCGCGCGCGTGGTCGCCTCCACCGGCGCACCGCTGCATGCCACCGTCAGCGCCGGCCTGGCCGCGCTGTCCGGCCCGCGCCATGGCGGCGCCACCGCCCGCGCCCACGCCTTGCTGCGCGATGCCCAGGACGCCGCCGACCCGGCGGCCTTCGTCGCCGAACGCTGGCAGCGCGGCGACGACCTGCCCGGCTTCCACCACGCCCTCTACCCGGACGGCGACCCACGCGCGGCCGAAGTGCTGCGCCTGCTGCGCGAACGCTGTGGCCACCATCCACAGATGCGGCATGTGGAAACGGTGCTGGCCGCGGCGCAGGACTGCAGCGGCCAGGCACCCAACATCGACGGCATGCTCGCGGCGATCTGCCTCATCCACGACCTGCCCGCCGCGCACGCCCTGGTCCTGTTCGCCGCCGCCCGGCTGTCCGGCTGGTTGGCGCATGCGCTGGAGCAGCAGGCGCTGGGCAAGCTGATCCGCCCACGGGCGCGCTATGCCGGGATCATGCCCGATGGTTCGGCGCCGGGCTAA
- a CDS encoding type II toxin-antitoxin system RelE/ParE family toxin, translating to MVLLHGIVKKSDKTLKSDLETAKRRRDEVMQ from the coding sequence ATGGTGCTGTTGCATGGCATCGTCAAAAAATCGGACAAGACCCTGAAGTCCGATCTCGAAACCGCCAAACGGCGCAGAGACGAGGTGATGCAATGA
- a CDS encoding type II toxin-antitoxin system RelE/ParE family toxin — protein METTLEVRFYRSASGAEPVRSWLREEVSAEAKRTIGGDMKTVQLGWPLGMPLVRKMDHRLWEIRSTIPEGIARIFSRS, from the coding sequence GTGGAAACCACACTGGAAGTGCGCTTCTATCGATCTGCATCGGGCGCTGAGCCGGTGCGGAGCTGGCTCAGGGAAGAAGTCTCGGCCGAGGCCAAGAGAACCATCGGCGGCGACATGAAGACGGTGCAACTGGGCTGGCCCCTCGGCATGCCATTGGTGCGCAAGATGGATCATCGCCTCTGGGAAATACGCAGCACGATCCCCGAGGGCATTGCGCGGATTTTTTCACGATCGTGA
- the imuA gene encoding translesion DNA synthesis-associated protein ImuA — MAAVVALDRLLAERRVWRGQPTALPPSAQPTGHAALDAALPARGWPEMALTELLHAADGIGELQLLWPTLARLSQGGGRIVLVDPPYLPYPAAWEQAGVALPQLQIVRAGADAAWAAEQCLRSGSCAAVLCWPAQANDKTLRRLQVAAETGRALGFAYRPLKAAANPSPAALRIAIDAAPAQLRVLKCRGGMPPARAIALAALAAPSLASA; from the coding sequence ATGGCGGCCGTCGTCGCCCTCGACCGCCTGCTGGCCGAACGCCGGGTCTGGCGCGGCCAGCCGACCGCGCTGCCGCCCAGCGCGCAGCCCACCGGCCATGCCGCGCTCGACGCCGCGCTGCCGGCGCGCGGCTGGCCGGAGATGGCGCTGACCGAACTGCTGCACGCCGCCGACGGCATCGGCGAACTGCAGCTGCTGTGGCCGACGCTGGCGCGGCTGTCGCAGGGCGGCGGCCGCATCGTCCTGGTCGATCCGCCCTATCTGCCCTACCCCGCTGCCTGGGAACAGGCCGGGGTGGCGCTGCCGCAGCTGCAGATCGTGCGCGCCGGCGCGGACGCGGCCTGGGCCGCCGAACAATGCCTGCGTTCGGGCAGCTGCGCGGCGGTGCTGTGCTGGCCCGCGCAGGCCAACGACAAGACCCTGCGCCGGCTGCAGGTGGCGGCCGAAACCGGGCGCGCGCTGGGCTTCGCCTACCGGCCGCTGAAAGCCGCGGCCAATCCGTCGCCGGCCGCGCTGCGCATCGCCATCGATGCCGCACCGGCGCAGTTGCGCGTGCTCAAGTGCCGCGGCGGCATGCCGCCGGCGCGTGCCATCGCACTGGCCGCGCTGGCCGCGCCGTCGCTGGCCTCGGCTTGA
- a CDS encoding DUF1003 domain-containing protein translates to MNTHVGTTPPHGRIDRRQTARQLLQTELEKLPDAEREVVERFIAKRHVARDIVKQADHDRTLGERIADRVAEIGGSWSFIIGFGLVLLAWIVLNSLVLSEGFDPYPYILLNLCLSCLAAIQAPVIMMSQNRQAAVDRLRAQNDYEVNIKSELEILQVHEKLNQLREQDWATLVELQNRQIAMLQQLLERAGGLPPDAPAH, encoded by the coding sequence ATGAACACCCACGTCGGCACCACGCCGCCACACGGCCGCATCGACCGCCGCCAGACCGCGCGGCAACTGCTGCAGACCGAGCTGGAGAAACTGCCCGACGCCGAGCGCGAAGTGGTGGAGCGTTTCATCGCCAAGCGCCATGTGGCGCGCGACATCGTCAAGCAGGCCGATCACGACCGCACGCTCGGCGAGCGTATCGCCGACCGGGTCGCCGAGATCGGCGGCAGCTGGAGCTTCATCATCGGCTTCGGCCTGGTGCTGCTGGCGTGGATCGTGCTCAACAGCCTGGTGCTGAGCGAAGGCTTCGATCCGTATCCCTACATCCTGCTCAACCTGTGCCTGTCGTGCCTGGCCGCGATCCAGGCGCCGGTGATCATGATGAGCCAGAACCGCCAGGCCGCGGTGGACCGCCTGCGCGCGCAGAACGACTACGAAGTGAATATCAAATCCGAACTGGAGATCCTGCAGGTGCACGAGAAGCTCAACCAGCTGCGTGAGCAGGACTGGGCGACGCTGGTCGAGCTGCAGAACCGCCAGATCGCCATGTTGCAGCAATTGCTCGAGCGCGCCGGCGGCCTGCCGCCTGACGCGCCCGCTCACTGA